In Blastococcus saxobsidens DD2, the genomic stretch GGTCAGCGGCAGCGCATCGGCATCGCCCGTGCGCTGGCCCTGCAGCCGGAGGTCATCGTCTGCGACGAGCCGGTGTCCGCGCTCGACGTCTCGGTCCAGGCGCAGGTGGTCAACCTGCTCGAGGACCTGCAGAACGACTTCGGGCTCTCCTACCTGTTCATCGCCCACGACCTGTCGGTCGTCCGGCACATCTCCGACCGGGTCGCCGTCATGTACCTGGGAAGCATCGTCGAGGAGGGCACGGACGCTGACGTCTACGGGCGGCCGTCGCATCCCTACACGCAGGCACTCCTCTCCTCGGTCCCGCTGCACGAGCCCCGTCTGCGCGGGCAGAAGGACCGGATCCTGCTGCAGGGTGACGTCCCGAGCCCGGCCGATCCGCCGTCGGGATGCCGCTTCCGCACCCGCTGCTGGAAGGCGCAGGACATCTGCGCCACCGAGCCGCCGGCGTTGATCGACCGCGGCCAGGGACACCCGTCCGCCTGCCACTTCGCCGAGGCCCGCACGGTCGTCCCTACGGAATGATCTGTCGTCCTTCGGACGACACCGCGGCCAGGTGCCGTCCCGACCGGCGCTGAGCCGTTGCCCATGTCCCGGTCGGGAGGCCCTCCGGGGCCCCGCGACCGATCCACTCCAGCTGCTTGCCGTCCGCATCGGGGCGGGAGCGTCACCTGGGATGATGCAGCGGTGACCGCTGACAGGCGCGTGCTGTTCGTGCACGCCCATCCCGACGACGAGACGATCACAACCGGGGCCACGATGGCGCGCTACGTCGCCGAGGGCGCCGCCGTCACCCTGCTCACCTGCACGCTGGGCGAGGAGGGCGAGATCATCGTCCCGGAGCTGGGCCGGCTGGCGGCCGACCAGGCCGACCAGCTGGGCGGCTACCGGATCGGCGAGCTGCGCGCCGCGATGGCGGCGCTCGGGGTCGAGGACGTCCGGTTCCTGGGCGGTGCCGGCCGGCACCGGGACTCCGGGATGGTCGGGACGCCGGCCAACGACCACCCGCGCGCCTTCTGGAACGCCGACCTGACCGAGGCGGTCGGGCACGCGGTCGCGGTCGTGCGCGAGGTCCGGCCCCAGGTGGTGGTCACCTACGACCCCGACGGCGGCTACGGGCACCCCGACCACGTCCAGGCGCACCGCGTCGCCATGCGGGCGGTGCAGGCCGCCGCCGACCCGGCGTTCCGGCCGGACCTCGGCGCGCCCTGGGAGGTCGCCAAGGTGTACTGGTCCTGCGTGCCGCGGTCGGTCGTCCAGGAGGGGGCCCGGGCGCTGGCCGCCGCGGGGGAGCGGGTGCCGTTCCAGCGCCCCGGCGCCGTGGAGGACGCGCCGTTCGCGGTGCCCGACGAGCAGGTGACGACGGCGATCGACGCGGGTGGGCACGTCGGGCGGAAGGCGGCGGCCATGCGGGCGCACGCCACGCAGATCACCGTCGACGGGGAGTTCTTCGCCCTGTCGAACGACCTCGGGCAGCAGATCCTCGGCACCGAGTACTACCGGCTGGTCCGCGGGGAGCCCGGGCCGGCCGGGAACGGGCACGGGCACGGCTGGGAGGACGACCTGTTCGCCGGGCTCCGCGGGTGAGCGGAGCGCGGTGGGCGGTGGCCGGCTGGGGACTCTGCGCCGTGGCCGCCTCCTCTTGGCTGGCGCTGGTGGAGGTCTTCTGGCTCCCGTTGCGGGTGGGCGGCGTGCTGGTGCCGGTGTCGGTGGCCGCCGCCGTGGTGGGGAACCTGCTGCTGGTCGGCGCAGCCCTGCGGCTGTCGGGATCGAAGGTGGTCGCCGTCCTCCCCGCCGCGAGCTGGCTGGTCGTGGTTGTGGCGGCGATGGTGCGCCGGCCCGAGGGGGACCTGCTCCTCGTCGGCGGGGGCGCCACCGGCATCGTCAACACGGCGTTTCTGCTGCTGGGGGTGCTGGCCGCCGCCTTCGGCGCGGGTCTGGCCCTGGGCGCCCCGCCGCGGCCGGCTCCGGTGGCGGCGCCGTCCGGTAGCGGTAGCGGTGGTGCTCGGTGAAGCCGTGCCGGGCGTAGCGCCGGCGCGGCGGAGCCGGCCGCCGCTCCGCGTCAGTCGCCGGTGCGCACACCCGGCTTGAGGGCGGCCGGGACGGGACGGCTGGTCAGCCAGGACAGCACCCGCTCGGCCGGCATGGGCCGGGAGATGTGGTAGCCCTGTGCGACGTCGCAGCCCCACTCGCGCAGCGCGGCGAGGGAGTCGGCGTCCTCCACGCCCTCCACCACCATGCTCATGCCCAGGTCGCGGCTGAGCTGCAGGGTGCTGCGCACGATCGCGGCGGCGCGCGCGTCGGTGGTCAGGTGGGTGACGAAGCTGCGGTCGAGCTTGAGCTCGTCCACCGGGAGCGCGCGCAGGTAGGACAGCGAGGAGTAGCCGGTCCCGTAGTCGTCGACCGACAGCCGGACGCCCAGCCGGCGCAGGCCGGCCATGACCTGCTGGCTGCGCGCGGCGTCGGCCATGAGGACGTCCTCGGTGATCTCCAGCACCAGCGCCCCGGCCGGCACCTTGCAGGCGTCGAGCAGCATCTCCACCTGCCCCGGGAGGGCGACGTCCTGGAGGTTGGAGACCGACAGGTTCACCGCGACGGAGAGGTCGTGCCCCGCGCTCCGCCAGATCTGCAGGTCGCGCAGGGCGCGCTCCAGCACGCGCAGGGCCAGCCGGCGCATGAGCCCGGCCTGCTCGGCCAGGGGCAGGAAGACGCCGGGGTACAGCAGGCCGCGGTCCGGGTGGTTCCAGCGGACCAGCGCCTCGACCCCGACCACCGCACCGGTGCGCAGGTCGAGCTGGGGCTGGTAGTGGTTGTCGAGCTGCTCGCTGTCGAGGGCCGCCCGCAGCTGCTCCAGGGTCTCCAGCCGGTCCCGCGAGGCGGGGGTGCCGTCGGGCGCCCACACCTCGTAGCCGTGCTTCCCGCGCTTGGCCGCGTACATCGCGGTGTCGGCGCGGGCGAGCAGGAGGGAACGGTCACGGCCGTGGCCGGGGCACAGGGCGATGCCGATGCTGGCGTCGACGTGCAGCGCCATGCCGTCCAGGACGAAGGCCTCGCGCAGCGCGGCGCCCAGGCCTTCAGCCACCTCCCGTGCGCGCTGCTCGTCCGCGTCGGGCAGCAGGACGGCGAACTCGTCCCCACCCATGCGGGCGAGCAGGTCCCCGTCGTGCAGGACGTCCTGCAGGCGCGGGCCGACGAGGCACAGCAGGTCGTCGCCCACGCTGTGCCCGAAGCTGTCGTTGATCTCCTTGAACCGGTCCAGGTCGATCATCAGCAGGGCGCACCGGGGCTCCCCGTCGGCGTAGACGGCCGACTCGACCTGCTCGATGAACCGACGCCGGTTGGCCAGTCCGGTGAGGGGGTCGTGGTGCGCCTCGGTGGCCAGCTGCGCGAGCCGTCGCTGCTCGGCGGCCCGCAGCTCGGCGTTCTCCACCACCAGCGAGCCCTCCAGGGTGACCTGCCGGACGGCGGCCCGCACCGACGAGGACCACCTGCGGGTGGAGCCGACCGACCCGGTGACGACCAGACCCATGAGGCGGTCGCCGGACAGCAGCGGGACGCTGACGTAGGAGGACAGGTCCAGCGCCTGCACCAGCTGGGGGTCGAGCAGGTCGCTGGCGGCGGCATCCTCGACGAAGACCGGGCTGCGCTGCTCGGAGGTGAGCCGCCACAGCGGTACGGCGGCGGCGGGGCTGCCGACCAGCCGGGTGGCGACGACCTCCTGGTGCGACTGCGGCCAGTCGACGTGGCGGACCTCGGCGATGCGGCCGTCGGCGTCGACCAGGTAGGCGGCGCTGCGGTCGGTGCCGGCCAGACGCTGGACGGCGCGGGCGAGCACCTCGGCCGCCTCCGCCGCCCCGGTGACCGCCGATCCGTCCACCAGCAGCTGCCGGACGATCTGGGCCGTGGCCAGGGACGCCGCCCGGGCCTGGCTGGTGCGGGCCTGCTCGATGACGCCGCCCAGGTGCGCTCCCGCCGCGGCGGCCAGCCGGCGTACGGCTTCGGAGAACGGGCGCACCTGGGTGCTGTCGAGCGTCAGCACGCCGGCCAGCTCCTGTCCGCGACCCAGGGGCACCGCCAGCGCCGAGGCGATCTGGAAGGAGTCCACCCACCAGCCCGCGACCAGGTCGGACGAGCGGTCGGCGGTCATCGGCGTGCCGGTGCGCAGCACCGTCTCGGCCAGCTCGAGGGCGACCGGTGCGTTGCGGAACTGCTGCCAGGTGGCGAGGTCCCGGCGGCCGTCGGCGTAGGCGGCCATCCGGGGGACGAGCCGGCCGTCCTCGAGCAGGAAGATGCAGGCGCGCTCGACCTCGCCCAGCTCGGCGAGCTGACGGCAGGCCGAGCCGAGCAGATGGTCCATCGACTGGGCCTGGGCGGCGGACTCGATCAGCCCGAGCAGCACGGCTGCCTGCTCCAGCCGGCGCTGCTCCGTGCGGCGGGTCCACGCCTCGGCGAGGGCGGCCGCCAGCTTCGGGACCACCTGGCGCAGCAGGTGCGGCGCGGCAGCGGCCGCGGGTTCGACGGTCAGGATGCCGACGACCTCGCCGTCGAGGATCAGCGGCTCGCCGTGGCCCGACCGGATGCCGACCTCGGCCAGCTGGCGATCGGCGGCGCGGCGGCCGTCGGCCCGGGCGACGACGGGCTGGCGGCTGGCGATGACGGCGGAGAGGAACGGGGAGTCGGACACGAACGCGGGGATGCGCAGCGCCGGGTGCATGGGCACCTGGGCCCCTGGGCACGACGCCTGCCGGAAGGGGATCACCAGCTCGGTGGTCGACTCGTGCACCCACACGGACACCCGCGTGGCCCCGGACGACGAGCGCAGCCGGTCGAGGAGCTGCTCCAGGGCCGCCTGGGCGTCGTAGGGCGAGGCGGTCGAGAGGCGTCGCGGCGCAGCCGGGGAATGCGGCGTCTGGGACACGTGACCAAGATCGGCCCTGGAACCGGATGCTTGAGCCGGGCTCCGCGGCCTCCCCCCGTGGGGGGAGGCCGGCGTCCGCAGCCCGCCGTGCCCTCCCCGGCCGGGGGACGTCCCGGTGGCCCGCCGAACGGCGGCGGGCGGGAGAGGTGATACTAGGTGTCCGTCCTGCTGCTCCGGTCCCGGCCGGTTGCGCTGCCCGAACGTCCCCCGGAGGGAACTTCGTGACCTACGTCATCACTCAGGCCTGTGTCGACGTTCTCGACAAGGCGTGCATCGACGAGTGTCCGGTGGACTGCATCTACGAGGGCGACCGGATGCTGTACATCCACCCCGACGAGTGCGTCGACTGCGGGGCGTGCGAGCCGGTGTGCCCGGTCGAGGCGATCTACTACGAGGACGACGTCCCGGACAAGTGGAAGGACTTCTACAACGCCAACGTGGAGTTCTTCTCCGACCTGGGGAGCCCCGGCGGCGCCGCGAAGACCGGCAAGATCGGCAAGGACCACCCCCTCGTGGCCGCCCTGCCGCCGCAGGGCGAAGAGCACTGACGGCTGTGCCGGCAGGGCCCTCCCGGGCTCTGCCGGACTTCCCGTGGGATTCCCTGACCGCGGCGCGGAACCGTGCGGCCCAGCACCCCGGCGGCGTGGTCGACCTGTCGATCGGCACGCCGGTCGACGACACCCCGGGTGTGCTCCGCGCGGCCCTCGCCGAGGCCGCTGACGCGCCCGGCTACCCGACGGCCCTGGGCACCGCCGCGCTCCGTACGGCCGCGGCGGGCTGGCTCCGGCGGCGCCTGGGGGTCCAGGTCGCCGACCCGGTGGGTGCGGATCCCTCGGTGATCCCGACGGTCGGTTCCAAGGAGCTCGTGGCGCTGCTACCCACGCTCCTGGGTCTGCAGGGCAGCGCGACCACCGTGGTCGTCCCCGAGGTCGCCTACCCCACCTACGAGGTGGGTGCGGTCCTGGCCGGGCTCGCGGTGCGCCGCGCGGACACCCTGCCGGCCGACGCGGCCGGCATCTCCCTGGTCTGGCTGAACTCCCCGGGGAACCCGCACGGCCGGGTGCTCACCGACGACGAACTGCGGGCCTGGGTGGCGTGGGGACGTGCCCACGACGTCCCGGTCGTGGCCGACGAGTGCTACATCACCCTCGGCTGGGACGTGGCGCCGCGGTCGATCCTGCACCCCGCCGTGGCGGGGGAGGACCACACCGGCCTCCTGGCGGTGCACTCGCTGTCCAAGCAGTCGACCGCGGCCGGGTACCGCGGTGGCCTGCTCTCCGGCGACCCCGCGCTGGTGCGCCGGGTCTGGGAGGTGCGCCGCCACCTCGGTCTGCTGGTGCCGGGTCCGGTCCAGGCCGCGATGGCTGCCGCCTTCGACGACGACGCGCACGTCGACGCCCAGCGCGAGCGGTACCGCGGCCGGCGGGAGCGGCTGGCGGCCGCCGTGCGGGCCGCCGGGATGCGGATCGACCACTCCGAGGCCGGGCTGTACCTGTGGGCCACCCGCGACGAGGACTGCTGGGGCACCATCGACCGGTTGGCCGCCCTGGGGATCGTCGTCGCCCCCGGCAGCTTCTACGGTCCCGCGGGCGCCCGCCACGTCCGGCTGGCGCTGACCGCCACCGACGAGCGGATCGTCGCGGCGGTCGAGCGACTCACCGCCTGACAGCAGGGGCCCCTCACCCCGGCGCGGACAACGGAAGAGGGGCCGGTCCCGGAGGACCGGCCCCTCTCGTCTACCGCTCACGGACTACTTCAGGATGAAGTTGGCCGTCTGCTTCGAGCCGTCCGCCGTCGTGACCGTCACCGCGTAGCAGCTGCCGGGCTTCTTGGGGGTCGCCCAGTTCTGGATGAACTGGCCGGCCGTGGTGTCGAAGCGGAGGCTCGTGCCCCCGGTGGAGAGGATCTCGATCTCGTCGGTGGTGGCCGCACCGCTCGGGCAGGTGATCGCCTTCGCCGTGAAAGCCGCGCCGATCCCGGCGGTCGTGGTCAGCTCGGTGGAGCCGGCGAACACCTCGAACTTGAGCGGAACCGTGCTGCCGCCCTTGACGGTGTTCCACACGCCGTTCATGTCCACCGGCGAGTACAAGCCGTTGAGGGTCCACGCCGAGACGGTGTACGTCAGCCTCTCCGTGCCGGTCCGCCCGGCGACGTCCGTGGCGGTGGCCGTCAGGGTGTGCGTCCCGACCGCGGTGCTGTAACCGGTGACCACGCAGCCGGCCGCGCCGGAGCCGGTGGCCGTGTCTCCGGCGGTGCAGGTCGGTGCCGGCGGGACCGTGCCGAAGTAGACGGAGCCGATGCTGCCGTCGAACCCCGCCGTCGGGTCGGTCAGGTCGACGTCGATCCCGGAGACGGCGTCGGTGGCGGTGTTGCCGGCCCAGTCGGTAGCAGTCCCGGTCACGGACTGGCCTGCACCCTCGCCGAGGGTCGTGCCGGCCGTGCAGGACTGGATGCCGGACCCGCCGGCGTCGTCGCAGGCGAAGCTGATGGTCGGCGCGGTCCGGTACCAGCCGTTGCTCCCGTCGGGCGCGGTCGGGGAGATGCGGCCTTCGATCGTCGGGTCGCCGGTGTCCACGATCGTGTAGGTCGCGCTCGCCGTGTCGGCGGCGAGGCCACCCTCGTCGGTGTAGTCGCAGGTCGCCGTCTGGCTGCCCAGGCCGTGCGACAGGGTGCCGGTGACCACCGCCGCCGGGGAGCTGTTGCCGTCCTCGGCGTCGGTGACCTCGCAACCGGCCGTCGGGGCGGTGCCGATCTCGTAGGAGGCCCCGTGGGCAACGCCGGTGACGGCGACGGAGGGCTTGGTGTTGGGCGGAGCAACGATGGTGTAGCTCGTGCTCGCGCTGCCGCGGAGGCCGCCGGCGTCGGTGACCGAGCAGGTGACGGTGACGTCACCGAGGCCGTCGACCAGCGCGTCGCGGTTCACCACCGGGGTGGCGGTGAGGCCCGGCTCCTGCGCATCGGTCACGGAACACCCGGCGGTCGGCTCCGAGCCGATGACGTAGCTCGTGCTGTCGATCCCGGTGACGGACACGGTCGGGGGTGTGTTGGGCCTGGTCACGGTGATGGGGATGCTGACCTGGTTGTTGTAGCCGCCTCCCCCGGCCGGGCTGGACTGGATCGTGACGGTGGCCGTCCCGCTCTGCGCCGTGGCGCTCGCGGTGAAGGTGATGGTCTTGTCCACGCCACATCCCGTGATGCTCAGCGGATCCGGGTTCGCGGTGACCCCGCTGGGCGTGACGATGTCCAGGACCAGGGGATTCTCGCCGGTGTCCCAGTTG encodes the following:
- a CDS encoding PxKF domain-containing protein, which produces MRTLTRSKAVAGLTAGLVVAGGGIAWADNIQDDIVNSSTGVTLVAGSATGGTANIKVIGNNSDGAVTDPGCNWDTGENPLVLDIVTPSGVTANPDPLSITGCGVDKTITFTASATAQSGTATVTIQSSPAGGGGYNNQVSIPITVTRPNTPPTVSVTGIDSTSYVIGSEPTAGCSVTDAQEPGLTATPVVNRDALVDGLGDVTVTCSVTDAGGLRGSASTSYTIVAPPNTKPSVAVTGVAHGASYEIGTAPTAGCEVTDAEDGNSSPAAVVTGTLSHGLGSQTATCDYTDEGGLAADTASATYTIVDTGDPTIEGRISPTAPDGSNGWYRTAPTISFACDDAGGSGIQSCTAGTTLGEGAGQSVTGTATDWAGNTATDAVSGIDVDLTDPTAGFDGSIGSVYFGTVPPAPTCTAGDTATGSGAAGCVVTGYSTAVGTHTLTATATDVAGRTGTERLTYTVSAWTLNGLYSPVDMNGVWNTVKGGSTVPLKFEVFAGSTELTTTAGIGAAFTAKAITCPSGAATTDEIEILSTGGTSLRFDTTAGQFIQNWATPKKPGSCYAVTVTTADGSKQTANFILK
- the dapC gene encoding succinyldiaminopimelate transaminase gives rise to the protein MPAGPSRALPDFPWDSLTAARNRAAQHPGGVVDLSIGTPVDDTPGVLRAALAEAADAPGYPTALGTAALRTAAAGWLRRRLGVQVADPVGADPSVIPTVGSKELVALLPTLLGLQGSATTVVVPEVAYPTYEVGAVLAGLAVRRADTLPADAAGISLVWLNSPGNPHGRVLTDDELRAWVAWGRAHDVPVVADECYITLGWDVAPRSILHPAVAGEDHTGLLAVHSLSKQSTAAGYRGGLLSGDPALVRRVWEVRRHLGLLVPGPVQAAMAAAFDDDAHVDAQRERYRGRRERLAAAVRAAGMRIDHSEAGLYLWATRDEDCWGTIDRLAALGIVVAPGSFYGPAGARHVRLALTATDERIVAAVERLTA
- the mshB gene encoding N-acetyl-1-D-myo-inositol-2-amino-2-deoxy-alpha-D-glucopyranoside deacetylase, with the protein product MTADRRVLFVHAHPDDETITTGATMARYVAEGAAVTLLTCTLGEEGEIIVPELGRLAADQADQLGGYRIGELRAAMAALGVEDVRFLGGAGRHRDSGMVGTPANDHPRAFWNADLTEAVGHAVAVVREVRPQVVVTYDPDGGYGHPDHVQAHRVAMRAVQAAADPAFRPDLGAPWEVAKVYWSCVPRSVVQEGARALAAAGERVPFQRPGAVEDAPFAVPDEQVTTAIDAGGHVGRKAAAMRAHATQITVDGEFFALSNDLGQQILGTEYYRLVRGEPGPAGNGHGHGWEDDLFAGLRG
- the fdxA gene encoding ferredoxin gives rise to the protein MTYVITQACVDVLDKACIDECPVDCIYEGDRMLYIHPDECVDCGACEPVCPVEAIYYEDDVPDKWKDFYNANVEFFSDLGSPGGAAKTGKIGKDHPLVAALPPQGEEH
- a CDS encoding dipeptide ABC transporter ATP-binding protein; this encodes MLELRDLKKHFPLTQGVLFKKTVGHVRAVDGVTLTLGRGETLGLVGESGCGKSTVSKLLVALERPTSGELLYKGRDVTTMNRRELKAYRREVQIIFQDPYASLNPRMTVGDIVAEGWSVHPDIAPRKGRLQRTQELMERVGLNPDYVNRYPHQFSGGQRQRIGIARALALQPEVIVCDEPVSALDVSVQAQVVNLLEDLQNDFGLSYLFIAHDLSVVRHISDRVAVMYLGSIVEEGTDADVYGRPSHPYTQALLSSVPLHEPRLRGQKDRILLQGDVPSPADPPSGCRFRTRCWKAQDICATEPPALIDRGQGHPSACHFAEARTVVPTE
- a CDS encoding DUF6113 family protein; translated protein: MAASSWLALVEVFWLPLRVGGVLVPVSVAAAVVGNLLLVGAALRLSGSKVVAVLPAASWLVVVVAAMVRRPEGDLLLVGGGATGIVNTAFLLLGVLAAAFGAGLALGAPPRPAPVAAPSGSGSGGAR
- a CDS encoding EAL domain-containing protein; the encoded protein is MSQTPHSPAAPRRLSTASPYDAQAALEQLLDRLRSSSGATRVSVWVHESTTELVIPFRQASCPGAQVPMHPALRIPAFVSDSPFLSAVIASRQPVVARADGRRAADRQLAEVGIRSGHGEPLILDGEVVGILTVEPAAAAAPHLLRQVVPKLAAALAEAWTRRTEQRRLEQAAVLLGLIESAAQAQSMDHLLGSACRQLAELGEVERACIFLLEDGRLVPRMAAYADGRRDLATWQQFRNAPVALELAETVLRTGTPMTADRSSDLVAGWWVDSFQIASALAVPLGRGQELAGVLTLDSTQVRPFSEAVRRLAAAAGAHLGGVIEQARTSQARAASLATAQIVRQLLVDGSAVTGAAEAAEVLARAVQRLAGTDRSAAYLVDADGRIAEVRHVDWPQSHQEVVATRLVGSPAAAVPLWRLTSEQRSPVFVEDAAASDLLDPQLVQALDLSSYVSVPLLSGDRLMGLVVTGSVGSTRRWSSSVRAAVRQVTLEGSLVVENAELRAAEQRRLAQLATEAHHDPLTGLANRRRFIEQVESAVYADGEPRCALLMIDLDRFKEINDSFGHSVGDDLLCLVGPRLQDVLHDGDLLARMGGDEFAVLLPDADEQRAREVAEGLGAALREAFVLDGMALHVDASIGIALCPGHGRDRSLLLARADTAMYAAKRGKHGYEVWAPDGTPASRDRLETLEQLRAALDSEQLDNHYQPQLDLRTGAVVGVEALVRWNHPDRGLLYPGVFLPLAEQAGLMRRLALRVLERALRDLQIWRSAGHDLSVAVNLSVSNLQDVALPGQVEMLLDACKVPAGALVLEITEDVLMADAARSQQVMAGLRRLGVRLSVDDYGTGYSSLSYLRALPVDELKLDRSFVTHLTTDARAAAIVRSTLQLSRDLGMSMVVEGVEDADSLAALREWGCDVAQGYHISRPMPAERVLSWLTSRPVPAALKPGVRTGD